The Methanofervidicoccus abyssi genome includes a region encoding these proteins:
- a CDS encoding class I SAM-dependent methyltransferase, protein MHYFSEKPTSAHKERLIEAILRGRKFIFKTDSGVFSPKKVDKGTKILVETLELDKKDKLLDVGCGYGVIGISVCDEVDTVVMTDINRRAVKLAKENIKINNLEDRNIEVLHSDLYEKVKDRRFTKIVSNPPIKAGKEVVHRIVREGKELLEKGGSIWLVVQRKHGAKSLAKYMEDTFDNVRTVTVKGGYRVLTSRRED, encoded by the coding sequence ATGCACTACTTCTCTGAAAAACCAACATCTGCCCATAAGGAGAGATTAATTGAAGCTATCTTAAGGGGTAGAAAGTTTATATTTAAAACAGACAGTGGTGTATTTTCACCTAAAAAAGTAGATAAGGGCACTAAGATACTTGTAGAAACTTTGGAGTTAGATAAGAAGGATAAATTGTTAGATGTTGGTTGTGGATATGGAGTTATAGGTATAAGTGTATGTGATGAGGTAGATACTGTAGTTATGACGGATATAAACAGGAGAGCTGTGAAACTTGCAAAGGAGAATATAAAAATAAATAACTTAGAAGATAGGAACATAGAGGTACTCCACAGCGATTTATATGAGAAGGTGAAGGATAGAAGATTTACAAAGATCGTATCAAATCCCCCAATAAAGGCGGGAAAGGAAGTTGTTCATAGAATAGTTAGAGAAGGTAAAGAATTATTGGAGAAGGGAGGTAGTATATGGCTTGTAGTCCAGAGAAAGCATGGGGCAAAATCCCTTGCAAAGTATATGGAAGATACATTTGACA